A portion of the Mesoplasma entomophilum genome contains these proteins:
- the hisS gene encoding histidine--tRNA ligase — translation MIQKPRGTQDLFLNNSKEWNAVEEKFRKVLNVFNYGEIITPMFESKELFVRGVGDSSDIVSKEMYEFTDRKGREYVLRPEGTAPTVRAIIENKLYIQENLPYKTFYIGPIFRYERPQAGRYRQFNQLGVETFGIDSISHDVELISLGQSFLNELKIDKDVVVEINYLISGDERKTYEAELKKYLSSFTDLCSDCQTRINKNVLRVLDCKIDGNKFTDAPKMFEFASQENNDRLNKTFIQLKELGIETQINFNLVRGLDYYTGLVFEFKNVKTDQAIIAGGSYNNLVEELGGPSLPASGFAIGIERIMMILKDQNIKVSDEDELDLFIIPLSDEAQFLTNKLLLEARSANLKVDTNWNIKNLKAGFKSAERMNAKNIVIVGENSINSDNYAIKDQISGETTEVKFNDIVKYLKGKK, via the coding sequence ATGATTCAAAAACCTAGGGGAACACAAGATTTATTTTTAAATAATTCAAAAGAATGAAATGCAGTAGAAGAAAAATTTAGAAAAGTTCTAAATGTTTTTAATTATGGTGAAATTATTACTCCAATGTTTGAATCAAAAGAATTATTTGTTAGAGGTGTAGGAGACTCAAGCGATATTGTAAGTAAAGAAATGTACGAATTTACTGATCGCAAAGGTCGCGAATATGTTTTAAGACCTGAAGGAACAGCACCAACTGTTAGAGCAATTATTGAAAATAAATTATATATTCAAGAAAATTTACCTTATAAAACATTTTACATAGGACCTATTTTTAGATATGAAAGACCTCAAGCTGGAAGATATAGACAATTTAATCAATTAGGTGTGGAAACATTTGGCATTGATTCAATAAGCCATGATGTTGAATTAATTTCACTAGGTCAATCATTCTTAAACGAACTAAAAATTGATAAAGATGTAGTTGTGGAAATCAACTATTTAATAAGTGGGGATGAAAGAAAAACATATGAAGCAGAACTTAAAAAATACTTAAGTTCATTTACTGATTTATGTTCAGATTGTCAAACAAGAATTAATAAAAATGTTTTACGTGTATTAGATTGTAAAATAGACGGAAATAAATTTACTGATGCTCCAAAAATGTTTGAATTTGCGAGTCAAGAAAATAACGACAGATTAAACAAAACATTTATTCAATTAAAAGAACTTGGAATTGAAACACAAATAAACTTTAACTTAGTCAGAGGATTAGATTATTACACAGGTTTAGTATTTGAATTTAAAAATGTTAAAACAGATCAAGCTATTATAGCTGGTGGTTCATATAATAATTTAGTTGAAGAACTAGGTGGACCAAGTTTGCCTGCTAGTGGTTTTGCAATTGGGATTGAAAGAATAATGATGATTCTTAAAGATCAAAATATAAAAGTATCAGATGAAGATGAATTAGATCTATTCATTATTCCTTTATCTGATGAAGCTCAATTTTTAACAAATAAACTTTTACTAGAAGCAAGAAGTGCTAACTTGAAAGTTGACACAAACTGAAATATTAAAAACTTAAAAGCAGGATTTAAATCAGCAGAGAGAATGAATGCAAAGAATATAGTCATTGTTGGCGAAAATTCAATTAATAGCGATAATTATGCAATCAAAGATCAAATTTCTGGGGAAACAACAGAAGTAAAATTTAATGATATTGTTAAATATTTAAAGGGGAAAAAATAA
- the holA gene encoding DNA polymerase III subunit delta, with amino-acid sequence MYFIYSEDHFLLTKTVNKLVKGLLTEKDYEVENYSLIYNDISEIYTTLNTFSLFGQPKILIISDAWFATEEKISLHKNYSEEALYKILESKTDNIVIFTLNNERISKRLKLVKYMEENLEVTNVKPMQENEVLNYIKAFFTKSEKSITDNDAAFIFQSIPKDMQTLTNELTKLSHIESDLITLEDIKNNLTKYIDNDIFELSNAFVNNQTKIFLKLYKDYLLLNDDISKLVALLSSTVVFFRDVNVMRQQGMRNDEIVQITKAHPYRVKVALSNKLNIKKLNDKIKLLYSIQQGVLNNTMDKDNIVEYQFIKNMEDKNG; translated from the coding sequence ATGTATTTTATTTATTCAGAAGATCATTTTTTATTAACAAAAACAGTAAATAAACTAGTTAAAGGATTACTAACTGAAAAAGATTATGAAGTTGAAAATTATTCTTTAATTTACAATGATATATCTGAGATTTATACTACCTTAAATACGTTTTCATTATTTGGCCAGCCAAAAATATTAATAATAAGTGATGCATGATTTGCAACTGAAGAGAAAATAAGTTTGCACAAAAATTATTCAGAAGAAGCTTTATACAAAATTCTTGAAAGCAAAACAGATAATATAGTTATTTTCACTTTGAATAATGAAAGAATATCAAAAAGATTAAAATTAGTTAAATATATGGAAGAAAATTTGGAAGTAACAAATGTTAAACCAATGCAAGAAAATGAAGTTTTAAATTATATTAAGGCATTTTTTACAAAAAGTGAAAAGTCAATAACAGATAATGACGCCGCATTTATATTTCAATCAATTCCAAAGGATATGCAAACATTAACAAATGAATTAACAAAACTTTCTCATATAGAATCAGATCTAATTACACTTGAAGATATTAAAAATAACCTAACTAAGTACATTGATAATGATATTTTTGAATTATCAAACGCCTTTGTAAATAATCAAACAAAAATATTTTTAAAATTATATAAAGATTATTTATTATTGAATGATGATATATCAAAATTGGTAGCCCTATTAAGCTCAACAGTTGTTTTCTTTAGAGATGTGAATGTTATGAGACAGCAAGGCATGAGAAATGATGAAATAGTTCAAATAACTAAGGCTCACCCCTATAGAGTTAAAGTTGCACTATCAAATAAACTTAACATTAAAAAATTAAATGATAAAATTAAATTATTATATTCTATTCAACAAGGCGTTTTAAATAACACTATGGATAAAGATAATATAGTTGAATATCAATTTATAAAAAACATGGAGGATAAAAATGGATAA
- the rpsT gene encoding 30S ribosomal protein S20, with translation MPNIKSQKKRVLTNEKSRASNKAIKSEIRTAIKKALAAKKDEATDATDLINHAVSLVDKGVKKGILKPNKAAREKSRLMQA, from the coding sequence ATGCCAAATATTAAATCACAAAAAAAACGTGTTTTAACTAACGAAAAATCAAGAGCTTCAAACAAAGCGATTAAATCAGAAATTAGAACAGCGATTAAAAAAGCTTTAGCTGCTAAAAAAGATGAAGCTACTGATGCAACAGATTTAATTAACCACGCAGTTAGTTTAGTTGACAAAGGTGTTAAAAAAGGTATCTTAAAACCTAATAAAGCTGCAAGAGAAAAATCACGTTTAATGCAAGCGTAA